In the Paenibacillus sp. FSL H7-0357 genome, one interval contains:
- a CDS encoding carbohydrate ABC transporter permease, with protein sequence MNTTSRSFKQLKNGVRYSVIYLLLILLALFMMGPFLWLLSVSLMPGRNVFSSPPAILPTFIDFDNYVQVWQFMSFPRYITNTVIIAGLGVVFNVLLASTTAYPLAVFHFKGRNFVFTLLIATMIIPSSTAMIVHYLTIQAFHLGNSYLGVVLPAAVSVFNIFLMRQTFLGIPSDIRDSGKMDGASELRIFWQLVLPLVKPGIAVIVLLEVMAFWNNFLWPIVILDDPEKYPLAAALTYLNGQFSYNFGWIAAGTMISVIPIIVVFLFTQKYYMEGIAGAIKG encoded by the coding sequence TTGAACACAACGAGCAGATCATTCAAACAGCTGAAAAATGGAGTCCGTTATTCCGTCATTTACCTTCTGCTAATTTTGCTGGCCCTGTTCATGATGGGCCCTTTTCTCTGGCTGCTCAGTGTGTCACTGATGCCTGGCAGAAATGTGTTCTCCAGCCCGCCGGCCATTCTGCCGACGTTCATTGATTTTGATAACTACGTGCAGGTCTGGCAGTTCATGTCCTTTCCGCGCTATATTACGAATACGGTCATTATTGCTGGGCTTGGGGTGGTGTTTAATGTTCTGCTGGCCAGTACGACGGCGTATCCGCTGGCAGTCTTTCATTTCAAAGGCCGGAATTTCGTGTTCACGCTGTTGATCGCCACCATGATTATTCCCTCCTCCACGGCAATGATTGTGCATTATCTGACCATTCAGGCTTTTCACTTAGGCAATTCCTATCTGGGGGTTGTGCTTCCGGCCGCTGTGTCGGTATTCAATATTTTTCTGATGCGCCAGACCTTTCTGGGTATTCCGTCGGATATCAGGGATTCAGGGAAAATGGACGGCGCTTCAGAGCTCCGCATCTTCTGGCAGCTCGTTCTGCCGCTGGTCAAACCAGGGATTGCCGTCATTGTGCTGCTGGAAGTCATGGCGTTCTGGAATAACTTCCTGTGGCCGATTGTCATCCTGGATGATCCCGAGAAATATCCGCTGGCTGCCGCGCTTACGTACCTGAACGGCCAGTTTTCGTATAACTTCGGCTGGATTGCCGCAGGGACGATGATATCGGTCATTCCTATTATTGTAGTCTTTCTATTTACCCAGAAATATTATATGGAAGGTATCGCAGGTGCGATCAAAGGTTAA
- a CDS encoding FAD-dependent oxidoreductase: MTFGQVKQSDVIIIGGGLGGTAAALAAAKAGLRVILTEETDWLGGQLTSQAVPPDEHRWIENSGSTATYREFRNRVREYYRRNYPLTESARNNPLLNPGNGWVSRLAHEPKVALSVLHEMLAPYVHSGRIEVLYYTVPVHAETAGDEVTAVTVLHTVKGTEIKLKGAYYLDATECGDLLPLAGVEYRSGAESRHETGEPHALEEADPLDMQSITHVAAVDYVPGGDFTIERPEDYDYWLQYVPSFSMYPILSWYASDASDTTKLKQFTMFPNDEGIVSLWDYRRIVDPAVWSLPLNDGEVTLLNWALNDYYAGPLIGVPPGERERHLKGARQLTLSLVYWLQTEAPRLDGGKGYPGVRLRGDVLGTEDGLAKSPYIREARRICGLYTVTELDVSKELRGEAGPMRYEDSVGVGSYHLDLHPTTVSQRTFYIPNHPYEIPLGSLIPIRVTNLLPACKNISMTQIANGCYRLHPTEWNIGEAAGLLASYAITNKVLPREVHGSDDHRKAYQQLLIDHGVQLHWSDAELEMQ; the protein is encoded by the coding sequence ATGACATTCGGACAAGTGAAACAAAGTGATGTGATCATCATCGGCGGGGGCCTTGGAGGAACTGCCGCGGCTCTCGCCGCAGCCAAGGCAGGGTTGCGCGTAATCCTAACTGAGGAAACGGATTGGCTGGGGGGACAGCTGACCTCGCAGGCGGTTCCGCCGGATGAGCACCGCTGGATCGAGAACTCCGGCAGCACGGCTACCTACCGGGAGTTCCGCAACAGGGTGCGGGAGTATTACAGACGCAATTATCCGCTTACGGAGTCTGCCAGAAACAATCCGCTGCTCAATCCGGGGAACGGCTGGGTCAGCCGGCTTGCCCATGAGCCGAAGGTTGCACTTAGCGTTCTGCATGAAATGCTGGCTCCCTATGTACATTCGGGACGGATTGAAGTGCTTTATTATACGGTTCCCGTTCATGCTGAGACGGCAGGCGATGAGGTCACGGCGGTGACGGTCTTACATACCGTGAAAGGAACCGAGATCAAGCTTAAAGGGGCGTATTATCTGGATGCGACGGAATGCGGCGATCTGCTGCCGCTTGCGGGGGTGGAGTATCGAAGCGGCGCTGAATCACGCCATGAGACAGGGGAACCGCATGCGCTGGAGGAAGCGGACCCGCTCGATATGCAGTCGATTACCCATGTTGCTGCCGTCGATTATGTACCAGGCGGCGATTTTACGATAGAACGGCCTGAGGACTATGACTACTGGCTTCAATATGTGCCGTCCTTTTCAATGTATCCCATTCTCAGCTGGTACGCCTCCGATGCCAGTGATACGACGAAGCTGAAGCAATTCACCATGTTTCCCAATGACGAGGGAATTGTCTCGCTGTGGGATTACCGGAGGATTGTCGATCCTGCGGTCTGGAGCCTACCGCTCAATGACGGTGAAGTCACCCTGCTGAACTGGGCGCTGAACGATTATTATGCCGGTCCGCTGATCGGAGTGCCTCCCGGGGAACGGGAACGGCATTTGAAAGGAGCCAGACAGCTGACGTTGTCACTTGTCTATTGGCTTCAGACGGAGGCGCCCCGACTAGATGGCGGGAAGGGGTACCCGGGGGTGAGGCTGCGGGGAGATGTACTTGGGACAGAGGACGGGCTTGCGAAGTCTCCCTACATCCGTGAAGCAAGAAGGATCTGCGGACTCTACACGGTGACAGAGCTGGATGTAAGCAAGGAGCTGCGCGGTGAAGCGGGACCTATGCGCTATGAGGACAGTGTGGGCGTTGGAAGTTATCATCTGGATCTTCATCCCACGACCGTATCCCAGCGCACGTTCTACATCCCCAATCATCCGTATGAAATTCCGCTGGGCTCACTGATCCCTATTCGCGTCACAAACCTGCTTCCGGCCTGCAAAAATATCTCAATGACCCAGATCGCAAACGGCTGCTACCGCCTTCATCCAACCGAATGGAACATTGGTGAAGCTGCGGGACTTCTGGCTTCTTACGCTATTACAAATAAAGTTTTGCCGCGTGAGGTTCATGGATCGGATGACCATCGCAAGGCTTACCAGCAGCTCTTAATTGACCATGGCGTCCAGCTTCACTGGAGTGATGCAGAGCTGGAAATGCAATAG
- a CDS encoding ROK family protein, producing the protein MRRVIGVDIGGTAVKGLVLDEIGNVWAEASRDTEAWQGREAILGKLNAVVCELLKACPVQAIGIASAGRVNTDTGEVVYATDNLPGWQGLQLAGWAEDTFKLPAAADNDANAALLGEAWQGAGRGRHNLVMLTLGTGVGGALMIQGLLNRGKHWSGGEFGHSVLFPGGRLCNCGRRGCVEQYVSGSALLRLGNELTGRAYEHGAELMSDARRGDPDALQVLEHYTSDLAVVLDNIGATLDPELIVIGGGVIHDRDVWWPLLKNRLQGEGLSNILAAAELGNRAGCFGAAKLALDCFRQLPDGYEEEDTA; encoded by the coding sequence ATGAGACGGGTCATCGGTGTGGATATCGGAGGGACAGCCGTTAAAGGGCTGGTGCTCGACGAGATCGGAAACGTATGGGCGGAAGCCAGTCGCGATACGGAAGCATGGCAGGGCCGGGAGGCAATACTCGGCAAGCTGAATGCTGTGGTCTGCGAACTGCTTAAAGCCTGTCCGGTTCAGGCCATCGGGATTGCTTCGGCGGGCAGAGTAAATACAGACACGGGTGAAGTGGTGTATGCCACCGATAATTTACCCGGATGGCAGGGGCTTCAGCTTGCCGGTTGGGCGGAGGATACCTTCAAATTGCCTGCAGCCGCCGATAATGATGCGAACGCCGCACTGCTGGGCGAGGCTTGGCAGGGAGCAGGCCGCGGACGGCACAATCTGGTCATGCTCACGCTGGGTACCGGAGTAGGCGGAGCGCTTATGATTCAAGGCTTGCTTAACCGGGGAAAGCACTGGAGCGGCGGAGAATTCGGGCACAGTGTCCTGTTTCCCGGCGGCCGGCTCTGTAATTGCGGCCGCCGGGGCTGTGTAGAGCAATACGTCTCGGGTTCCGCGTTGCTGCGGCTCGGAAATGAACTGACAGGCCGGGCGTATGAACATGGAGCGGAGCTTATGAGCGACGCGCGGCGGGGTGATCCAGATGCCCTGCAGGTTCTCGAACACTACACCTCTGATTTGGCAGTAGTCTTGGACAATATTGGAGCTACGCTTGATCCGGAGCTTATCGTGATTGGCGGCGGGGTTATTCATGACCGGGACGTCTGGTGGCCGCTGCTAAAAAACAGGCTGCAAGGCGAGGGACTTTCCAACATCCTTGCAGCGGCGGAGCTTGGGAACCGGGCAGGCTGCTTCGGCGCGGCCAAGCTTGCATTGGATTGCTTCCGGCAGCTGCCGGACGGATATGAGGAGGAGGATACCGCATGA
- a CDS encoding N-acetylmannosamine-6-phosphate 2-epimerase — MNTILQKLRHGLIVSCQALPGEPLHGAEIMARMAAAAEEGGAVGIRANGSADIRAIKSAVSLPVIGIIKRDYPGSEVYITPTLREIDELLEAGADMIAFDATRQKRPGDSTLEQIVAFLHRSGTASMADISILEEAVHAEALGVTCVSTTLSGYTPYSLQQEGPNFELLQSAVDRLSIPVIAEGRMNEPAQVQQALELGAYAVVVGSAITRPQLITGRFMAAIRKVAVNDGNDGSD; from the coding sequence CTGAATACGATATTGCAGAAGCTGCGTCATGGACTAATTGTTTCCTGTCAGGCGCTTCCGGGTGAACCGCTGCATGGTGCTGAAATCATGGCACGCATGGCAGCTGCCGCCGAGGAAGGAGGGGCTGTAGGCATCCGGGCAAATGGCTCCGCAGACATCCGGGCGATCAAAAGTGCCGTCTCGCTGCCGGTTATCGGCATTATCAAGAGGGATTATCCGGGTTCGGAAGTATATATCACACCAACACTAAGAGAAATTGACGAACTGCTGGAGGCCGGGGCCGATATGATCGCCTTTGATGCGACAAGGCAAAAGAGACCGGGAGACAGCACCTTGGAGCAAATCGTCGCTTTTCTGCACCGGAGCGGCACGGCTTCGATGGCCGACATTTCGATTTTGGAGGAGGCTGTCCATGCAGAAGCGCTGGGGGTCACCTGCGTCTCGACCACACTCTCGGGCTATACGCCGTATTCCCTGCAGCAGGAAGGGCCTAACTTTGAACTGCTGCAAAGCGCTGTTGATCGTTTGTCCATCCCGGTTATTGCGGAAGGCAGAATGAATGAACCCGCCCAGGTGCAGCAGGCTCTGGAGCTTGGAGCTTATGCGGTAGTTGTGGGTTCAGCCATTACAAGACCCCAGCTGATTACCGGGCGATTTATGGCAGCAATTAGAAAGGTGGCTGTTAACGATGGAAATGACGGATCGGATTAA
- a CDS encoding DUF4127 family protein codes for MANSYTIAFVPLDERPCNYEFPPLLARGTDFEVQRPPMQLMGLKKRPGDTDGLWRWFEEACSQADGAVVAIDTLLYGGIIPSRLHSLQLEELAARLDKLRDLKRLHPKLVIYAFQLIMRCPQYSLSDEEPDYYADWGREIFRKGFIGHRKELGNASGEELQELAEIEARLPQEILDDYLARRSINIEANKLVLELVKEGIIEFLIFPQDDSAPFGHTAKDQQKVRTRITELDLELKAYMYPGADEVGCTLLARMINKTTGSVPLIYPRLSSVQGAFVTPLFEDRFFYETLKYQITAAGGLIASSAQEADLVLLLNTPGETMMEAVSQHQSFFSYDVYRNLMELVEYGDYIMKHKGKPVAVADVGYANGGDQKLVKMLREKGMLFELAGYAGWNTSSNTLGTVISQAMIYLHYGRTKEHLDFLGLRYAEDVCYCSVVRGELSEGPIEELGCGKYLLDGQRGKVSALVEQRLRQELASRIDGPGGTVEITDCYMPWNRMFEVGLSVRFVPAGESKEQ; via the coding sequence ATGGCGAATTCATACACAATCGCATTTGTGCCGCTGGATGAGCGGCCCTGCAATTACGAGTTCCCCCCTCTGTTGGCTAGGGGAACAGATTTTGAGGTGCAGCGTCCCCCGATGCAGCTGATGGGACTGAAGAAGCGTCCCGGAGATACGGACGGGTTATGGAGATGGTTTGAAGAGGCCTGCTCCCAGGCGGACGGTGCGGTGGTTGCTATAGATACATTGCTGTACGGAGGGATTATCCCCTCCAGACTGCATAGCTTGCAGCTGGAGGAGCTTGCCGCAAGGCTTGATAAGCTGCGGGATCTCAAACGGCTGCACCCGAAGCTGGTCATATATGCCTTTCAGCTTATTATGCGCTGCCCGCAGTATTCGCTGTCCGACGAAGAGCCAGATTATTATGCCGATTGGGGCCGGGAAATTTTCCGCAAAGGTTTTATTGGCCACCGCAAGGAGCTCGGCAACGCATCAGGAGAGGAACTGCAGGAGCTTGCGGAGATTGAAGCACGGCTTCCGCAGGAAATACTGGATGATTACCTCGCACGGCGCAGCATTAATATTGAAGCGAATAAACTGGTGCTGGAGCTGGTGAAGGAAGGCATTATCGAGTTCCTGATTTTCCCGCAGGATGACTCGGCACCCTTCGGGCATACAGCCAAAGATCAGCAGAAGGTCCGCACGCGGATTACGGAGCTTGATTTGGAGCTTAAAGCCTATATGTACCCCGGTGCAGACGAGGTGGGCTGCACGCTGCTGGCACGGATGATTAATAAAACTACAGGATCAGTGCCGCTCATTTATCCGAGGTTGTCTTCGGTGCAGGGAGCATTCGTCACCCCGTTGTTCGAAGACCGCTTTTTCTATGAGACGCTGAAGTACCAGATTACCGCCGCTGGAGGCCTGATTGCTTCCAGTGCCCAGGAGGCGGATCTTGTGCTGCTGCTGAATACGCCGGGAGAGACAATGATGGAAGCGGTATCGCAGCATCAGTCTTTTTTCAGCTATGATGTGTACCGGAACCTGATGGAGCTTGTGGAATACGGCGATTATATAATGAAACATAAAGGCAAGCCCGTTGCCGTTGCCGATGTCGGCTATGCCAATGGCGGTGACCAGAAGCTGGTCAAAATGCTGCGGGAAAAGGGAATGCTGTTTGAACTCGCAGGTTATGCCGGCTGGAATACAAGCTCCAACACGCTGGGGACGGTCATTTCGCAGGCTATGATCTATCTGCATTACGGGCGCACAAAAGAGCATTTGGACTTCCTTGGTCTCCGGTATGCTGAGGATGTATGCTATTGCTCAGTCGTCCGCGGGGAGCTTAGCGAGGGTCCAATCGAGGAGCTGGGCTGCGGCAAATATCTGCTCGACGGACAGCGGGGAAAGGTCTCGGCTCTGGTTGAACAGCGGCTGCGCCAGGAGTTGGCGTCAAGAATCGATGGTCCCGGGGGCACGGTAGAGATTACAGACTGCTACATGCCTTGGAACCGGATGTTTGAGGTAGGGCTCTCCGTTCGCTTTGTGCCAGCCGGGGAATCCAAGGAACAATAG
- a CDS encoding MurR/RpiR family transcriptional regulator, with protein sequence MEMTDRINTYYPSMTKSEQKVARCVLEHPDNIIYFSVTELADFAGTGETTVMRFCRKIGFKGYQDFKLMLAQGLPKQQALSGREGRDGDYPTHLYESMVDVLQSSLSMLDRGQLEESVNQIDAARHVQFFGVGSSAITALDAKNRFLRIGRRVEAIADSHIQSMMAVTMGKGDIAFGISVSGSTLDTNDMLMKAKQNGAKIIAMTNYAKSPIASIADIVLLTAGKESPLEGGSIGAKISQLFIIDLICEGLERRHTDETKNMKERTARAVIDRIY encoded by the coding sequence ATGGAAATGACGGATCGGATTAATACGTATTATCCTTCCATGACCAAATCGGAGCAGAAGGTGGCCCGTTGTGTGCTTGAGCATCCGGATAATATCATCTATTTTTCGGTTACGGAGCTTGCGGATTTTGCCGGCACCGGTGAAACCACGGTTATGCGCTTCTGCCGCAAAATCGGATTTAAGGGTTACCAGGACTTCAAGCTTATGCTTGCCCAAGGGCTGCCAAAGCAGCAAGCCTTGTCCGGCCGTGAAGGCAGAGACGGGGATTATCCGACGCATCTTTACGAATCTATGGTTGATGTCCTCCAATCCAGCCTGAGCATGCTGGACCGCGGACAGCTTGAAGAATCCGTTAATCAAATTGATGCGGCGCGCCATGTGCAGTTTTTTGGGGTAGGCTCATCGGCGATTACCGCACTGGATGCCAAAAATCGCTTTCTGCGTATCGGCAGACGGGTTGAGGCCATAGCGGACAGCCACATCCAGTCGATGATGGCAGTAACGATGGGCAAAGGGGATATCGCCTTCGGCATCAGCGTTTCCGGAAGCACTCTGGATACCAATGATATGTTAATGAAGGCGAAGCAGAACGGGGCGAAGATCATTGCCATGACCAACTACGCGAAGTCCCCCATCGCGTCTATTGCTGATATCGTTCTTCTCACTGCCGGTAAAGAGTCGCCTCTGGAAGGCGGGTCCATCGGTGCGAAGATCTCCCAGTTGTTTATTATCGACCTGATCTGTGAGGGACTGGAACGCAGGCATACAGATGAGACGAAGAACATGAAGGAACGGACGGCAAGAGCTGTCATTGACCGTATTTATTGA
- a CDS encoding carbohydrate ABC transporter permease: MKRWARSESFSAWAFMTPGLVFLAIFTFWPILYGIPLALTDYSVIAETRYVGFENFTRAFQDHNFTVSLWNSLVYVLIVPIIQVISILMAILVNSRLPGVKMFRAAYYIPVVTSMVAVALIWSWLLGNNGVVNYLLIQAGIIDGQVSWLSSSSTALYVLMFITMWKGLGYYMMLYLAGLQGIPSDLYEAARVDGAGPLRLVVHVTIPLLRPHILFCTLISIMGAVRVFDEVYILTKGGPGTSTLTSSVYIFQKGLEQFNFGYASALGLIVSVIIGALSILVFRFNRKGGVNSY; this comes from the coding sequence ATGAAGAGATGGGCACGTTCGGAATCTTTCAGCGCTTGGGCGTTTATGACGCCGGGCCTTGTGTTTCTCGCCATTTTTACATTTTGGCCGATCCTTTACGGAATTCCGCTTGCATTAACCGATTATTCTGTCATCGCCGAGACTCGTTATGTAGGCTTTGAGAATTTCACCAGAGCCTTTCAGGATCACAATTTTACCGTCTCGTTATGGAATTCGCTGGTGTATGTCCTTATTGTTCCGATTATTCAGGTCATCTCCATTCTGATGGCTATTCTCGTAAACAGCCGTCTTCCGGGTGTGAAGATGTTCAGGGCGGCTTATTATATTCCGGTTGTGACTTCGATGGTTGCAGTTGCGCTCATCTGGAGCTGGCTGCTGGGCAACAATGGTGTGGTTAACTATCTGCTAATCCAAGCTGGAATCATCGACGGGCAGGTCTCGTGGCTGTCGAGCAGCAGCACCGCATTATATGTCCTGATGTTCATCACCATGTGGAAAGGTCTCGGTTATTACATGATGCTGTATCTGGCGGGTCTTCAGGGTATTCCCTCAGATTTGTATGAAGCGGCCAGAGTGGATGGGGCGGGTCCTCTGAGGCTCGTTGTGCATGTGACGATTCCTCTGCTGAGGCCTCATATCCTGTTCTGTACGCTGATCTCGATTATGGGGGCGGTCCGGGTATTCGATGAGGTATACATTCTGACCAAAGGCGGGCCGGGAACCTCGACGCTGACCTCCAGCGTGTATATTTTTCAAAAGGGACTGGAGCAGTTCAACTTCGGATATGCATCCGCGCTTGGTCTGATAGTCAGCGTTATTATAGGGGCGCTTAGCATTCTGGTGTTCCGCTTTAACCGGAAAGGCGGGGTGAATTCATATTGA
- the rph gene encoding ribonuclease PH: MRSNGRNDDGLRPLTITTQTNKYAEGSVIIEMGDTKVICTATVDEKVPPFLKGQGKGWVTAEYSMLPRATQTRNQREAARGKLTGRTMEIQRLIGRALRSVVNLQALGERSITLDCDVIQADGGTRTASITGAFVAMAFAINKIALQHKLSVFPITDYLAAISVGVVGDKTLLDLNYEEDSKAKVDMNVVMTGGGAFVEVQGTGEERPFTRQELDQLLGLGEKGIYELIAVQKEVLGPIALKIPSGQPGQEV, translated from the coding sequence ATGAGATCAAACGGACGTAACGACGACGGGCTCCGGCCGCTGACAATAACAACCCAAACGAATAAATATGCGGAGGGTTCCGTAATCATTGAGATGGGGGACACCAAAGTTATCTGTACGGCAACGGTGGATGAGAAGGTCCCGCCTTTTCTTAAAGGACAAGGCAAGGGATGGGTGACCGCCGAATATTCCATGCTTCCCCGGGCCACGCAGACACGCAACCAGCGTGAAGCGGCGCGCGGCAAGCTTACCGGGCGGACGATGGAAATTCAGCGTCTGATTGGCCGGGCGCTGCGTTCTGTTGTTAATTTGCAGGCGCTCGGCGAGCGCAGCATTACGCTGGACTGCGATGTGATTCAAGCGGACGGAGGCACACGGACGGCTTCGATTACGGGTGCTTTTGTAGCGATGGCCTTTGCGATCAACAAAATTGCGCTCCAGCACAAGCTGAGCGTATTCCCGATTACGGACTATCTGGCGGCAATCAGCGTCGGTGTGGTTGGCGACAAAACGCTGCTGGATTTGAACTATGAAGAGGATTCCAAAGCCAAGGTCGATATGAATGTGGTCATGACGGGCGGAGGCGCTTTTGTGGAGGTGCAGGGCACCGGCGAAGAGCGGCCGTTCACCCGCCAGGAGCTGGACCAGCTGCTGGGCTTGGGCGAGAAGGGGATTTACGAGCTGATCGCCGTGCAAAAAGAAGTGCTTGGTCCCATCGCCCTCAAAATACCGTCCGGCCAGCCAGGCCAAGAGGTGTAG
- a CDS encoding XTP/dITP diphosphatase, with amino-acid sequence MKTASGILIVATKNKGKVREFQHAFAPLGLEVKSMFDYPALPDVVEDGVTFAENALKKSKAVGDALGLPVLADDSGLCVDALDGRPGVYSARYAGEGAEDGENNLKLLNELEELKQGEDTGQPLLSTARFVCALSLYDPANGQELTAEGRVEGWITSEPAGGGGFGYDPLFYLPGFEKTMAELTLEEKQQISHRGMALRLLTEKLAASRQ; translated from the coding sequence ATGAAGACCGCAAGCGGAATTCTGATTGTTGCGACGAAAAATAAAGGCAAGGTACGCGAATTCCAGCATGCTTTTGCACCGCTTGGGCTGGAGGTCAAAAGTATGTTCGATTATCCCGCTCTGCCGGATGTAGTGGAAGACGGGGTTACTTTTGCCGAAAATGCGCTGAAAAAGTCAAAAGCCGTAGGCGATGCCTTGGGACTGCCCGTTCTGGCGGATGATTCCGGTCTTTGTGTGGATGCCCTTGACGGCAGGCCGGGGGTCTACTCGGCACGTTATGCGGGTGAAGGCGCAGAGGACGGTGAGAATAACCTTAAGCTGCTGAACGAGCTGGAAGAACTGAAGCAGGGCGAGGATACCGGCCAGCCGCTGCTCAGCACGGCACGGTTCGTCTGCGCGTTATCGCTGTACGATCCTGCAAATGGACAAGAGCTTACCGCTGAAGGCAGGGTAGAGGGCTGGATTACCTCTGAGCCTGCCGGCGGCGGCGGGTTCGGCTATGATCCGCTCTTTTATCTGCCGGGATTTGAGAAGACAATGGCGGAGCTGACGCTGGAAGAGAAGCAGCAGATCAGCCACCGGGGGATGGCGCTGCGGCTGCTGACCGAGAAGCTTGCGGCTTCCCGCCAGTAA
- a CDS encoding ABC transporter substrate-binding protein has translation MRTNRSGFILSLLVVMALSMLLAGCGGNGNAPAPTTSANGAEPSAEQTDTPKSEPVTLEFWTIALQPTFNDYFNDLIAKYEESHPGVTIEWKDYPYDAISQRLLTSTASGKSPDVVNLNTEFASQLGSKGALLNLADHLTAEEAGSYFEGIYNSTVFDGKAYALPWYTGTEVLFMNKKLVEKAGLDPSNPPQTRDELIEWARQVHQKTGAAGYAQQLVSKLFPIDGISILNEDKTAAAFNTPEAEAMISKMRDLMKEGVVLKEDADFTKQIQYFSGEQVAFQLSGPTFINFIKTSAPEVYANTIAVQLPTGKANLRLSNSMDLVVPQKSKNPEQAVEFAAFVTNADNQTAFSKVANTLPSSKASITDPFFTKSDGTLEAEAKVVSSQSLDKATDYMVGVPSASDINSALARGLQEILLNGADIKETLDAVEKEVNGIIKQGS, from the coding sequence GTGAGAACAAACAGATCAGGCTTTATTCTGTCACTGCTAGTCGTGATGGCGCTGTCTATGCTGCTGGCCGGCTGTGGAGGGAATGGGAATGCTCCTGCTCCAACCACTTCTGCGAATGGGGCAGAACCTTCTGCTGAACAGACCGATACGCCCAAATCGGAGCCTGTCACATTGGAATTTTGGACGATTGCCCTTCAGCCCACCTTCAATGATTATTTCAATGATCTGATTGCGAAATACGAGGAAAGCCACCCCGGTGTAACGATTGAATGGAAAGACTATCCTTACGATGCCATCTCACAACGGCTGCTGACGAGCACAGCCAGCGGCAAAAGCCCCGATGTAGTGAATCTGAACACAGAATTTGCGAGCCAGCTGGGAAGCAAAGGTGCTTTGCTGAATCTTGCAGATCATCTTACAGCGGAAGAAGCAGGTTCTTATTTTGAAGGGATCTACAACTCTACCGTGTTTGACGGCAAGGCCTATGCGCTTCCATGGTATACAGGCACGGAAGTTCTGTTCATGAATAAAAAGCTTGTGGAAAAAGCCGGTCTGGATCCTTCCAATCCGCCGCAAACCCGGGATGAGCTGATTGAATGGGCCCGTCAGGTTCATCAAAAGACCGGAGCCGCCGGATATGCGCAGCAGCTCGTATCCAAGCTGTTTCCGATCGATGGAATCTCCATTCTGAATGAAGATAAGACGGCCGCAGCCTTCAATACGCCGGAAGCTGAAGCCATGATCTCCAAAATGCGCGATCTAATGAAAGAAGGCGTGGTCCTGAAGGAAGATGCGGATTTCACAAAGCAGATCCAGTATTTCTCCGGTGAACAGGTAGCCTTCCAGTTGTCGGGCCCGACCTTTATCAACTTTATCAAGACCTCGGCGCCGGAAGTATATGCGAACACGATTGCGGTTCAACTGCCTACAGGCAAAGCCAACCTCCGGCTCTCTAATTCCATGGATCTGGTTGTGCCGCAAAAGTCGAAGAATCCGGAGCAGGCTGTTGAATTTGCAGCTTTTGTGACCAATGCGGACAATCAGACCGCCTTCTCCAAGGTTGCCAATACGTTGCCATCATCCAAAGCTTCCATTACAGATCCATTCTTCACCAAATCTGACGGCACGCTTGAAGCGGAAGCCAAGGTTGTCTCATCGCAAAGTTTGGATAAGGCTACCGATTATATGGTCGGTGTTCCAAGCGCCTCCGATATCAACTCCGCGCTTGCCCGCGGACTGCAGGAAATATTGCTCAACGGGGCAGATATCAAAGAAACGCTGGATGCTGTGGAAAAAGAAGTGAACGGAATCATTAAACAGGGTTCGTAA